The following coding sequences are from one Halomonas sp. HAL1 window:
- a CDS encoding NAD-dependent succinate-semialdehyde dehydrogenase → MSFIEQWLHDAVPALVGSEWRTGQQTFAVDNPATGEAIARVADMGADDTRDAVAAAYNAGAAWRATPVKQRSALLRRWFELINEHADDLARLMTLEQGKPLAEAKGEVTYGASFIEFFAEEAKRMAGETLPSHGADKRLLVLREPVGVVAAITPWNFPLAMITRKCAPALAAGCTVVIKPAEATPLTALAAAYLALEAGLPAGTINVVTASKPAAVGEVLTTDSRVRKVSFTGSTPVGKHLLAQCASTVKKTAMELGGNAPFIVFDDADVDAAVDGAIASKFRNAGQTCVCTNRFLVQDGIYDAFVSKLTERVNALKVGDGLTEGSIIGPLINQAAVDKVQRHVDDAQSKGARLMCGGKLHAAGERFYTPTVLADVTTEMAVADEETFGPVAPVFRFKQDEEAIQMANDTPFGLAAYFYATDYRRIWHTMEQLEYGMVGVNEGLISTELAPFGGVKESGLGREGSHHGLDEFTELKYVCVGGL, encoded by the coding sequence ATGAGCTTTATCGAACAGTGGTTGCACGACGCGGTTCCCGCCCTGGTGGGTAGCGAGTGGCGTACAGGCCAACAAACCTTTGCGGTGGATAACCCCGCTACCGGTGAGGCCATTGCCCGCGTAGCCGATATGGGCGCCGACGATACCCGTGACGCCGTGGCCGCCGCCTACAACGCCGGTGCTGCCTGGCGCGCCACCCCAGTGAAGCAGCGTTCTGCGCTGCTGCGTCGCTGGTTTGAGCTGATCAATGAGCACGCCGACGACCTGGCCCGCCTGATGACCCTGGAGCAGGGCAAGCCGCTGGCAGAAGCCAAAGGCGAAGTCACCTATGGCGCGTCGTTTATTGAGTTCTTCGCCGAAGAAGCCAAGCGTATGGCCGGGGAAACTCTGCCCAGCCACGGCGCCGACAAGCGCCTGCTGGTACTGCGCGAGCCGGTCGGCGTGGTGGCGGCAATCACCCCCTGGAACTTCCCGCTGGCGATGATCACCCGCAAGTGCGCCCCGGCCCTGGCCGCTGGCTGCACCGTGGTGATCAAACCTGCTGAAGCTACGCCGCTCACCGCGCTGGCCGCTGCCTACCTGGCACTGGAAGCGGGCCTGCCCGCAGGCACCATTAACGTGGTCACCGCTTCCAAACCCGCCGCTGTGGGTGAAGTGCTCACCACCGACTCCCGTGTGCGCAAAGTCTCGTTTACGGGCTCGACCCCAGTGGGTAAACACCTGCTAGCCCAGTGCGCCAGTACGGTGAAGAAGACTGCCATGGAACTGGGCGGCAATGCGCCGTTTATTGTGTTTGACGACGCCGATGTAGACGCTGCCGTTGATGGCGCCATTGCTTCCAAATTCCGTAACGCCGGGCAAACCTGCGTATGCACCAACCGCTTCCTGGTGCAGGACGGCATTTACGATGCGTTCGTCAGCAAGCTCACCGAGCGAGTGAACGCGCTAAAAGTCGGTGATGGCCTAACGGAAGGCAGCATTATCGGCCCGCTGATCAACCAAGCGGCGGTAGACAAGGTTCAGCGACACGTGGACGACGCCCAAAGCAAGGGCGCACGTCTTATGTGCGGCGGCAAACTCCACGCTGCCGGTGAGCGCTTCTATACGCCCACGGTGCTGGCCGACGTCACCACCGAGATGGCCGTGGCTGACGAAGAGACCTTCGGCCCCGTGGCGCCGGTGTTCCGCTTCAAGCAGGACGAAGAGGCCATCCAGATGGCCAACGATACGCCCTTTGGCTTGGCGGCCTACTTCTACGCCACGGATTATCGCCGCATTTGGCACACCATGGAGCAGTTGGAGTACGGCATGGTCGGCGTGAATGAAGGGCTGATTTCCACCGAGCTGGCGCCCTTTGGCGGTGTGAAAGAGTCCGGGCTGGGCCGCGAAGGCTCACACCACGGTCTCGATGAGTTTACTGAACTGAAATACGTCTGCGTTGGCGGCCTTTAA